The Trichoderma asperellum chromosome 6, complete sequence region ATATTGACAGTGCGATTAGTGAGAAAAATTTGCTAGCACTGTCTGGGAATATCTTCTCTCGCCGATGGAGCTTCTGAGCAAAACTTTCCTTCCAacatactttttttttcttgccaaCGCAAAGAGCTCGCTGGCAGTCTCGTCGTCTTTCCCAGCGCTGGAAACGAATCTGAGAGGTTTGATTTTGGCTTCTATTTTCTCCTGGCTGGAACAGAAAGACGACGGGTCTGTCCGAATAGAGTTTCTCGAAGCGTGTTGTGCAAACGCGTGTTTGACATGTGATGTCAAAAGGTAAGAATTtccgtgtttttttttttttcgtcccTTCACAGGAATATGCAattccttttccctctttttatGATGACACTTAATAAACGTCTTCTTTTCCCAACCGAATCGACCATGAAGAAGTTTTTGACTACTCGGATCCTCAGGATCTGTTACTTGCCAGTATAATTGTCTGACCTTTGCACACATTTGCTCAATGCacatttttgttttctgcTTTGGTGGCCATGCTAACTCTATGGCCCAGATTCTAGAATTTTCTCAGCTTACTATACCCTTTCATCGACAGCTAACCTGGCAGCCACAAAGCTTGTGCCCTGACCGTCTTATGGTGAGTACTTTTCAGCAGTTTTTATGCCTTTGGTCATGTGTTTGCATGATGAAAATTTCCATTTAATTCGCAGTTTCCACTCGAGTTCCGATGAGCCTTTTTCTGGAACAGATGAGGGTTAATACTTCCTTGGATGTCTGATCAAACAcattgtctttctttttttttcttttttcacgTCTTGTTCTATTTTCACGCGTTAGCTGAGCTTGAGGCTGACCTGTCAAAGTGTATACAGTGATTTTCTTGAGCAGAATGCTCGTCGTAGATTTTCCATAGACATTCTACAATTATGCActacaataaaaaaaaataattaacatATCTGTCCCTTAAATCTTGTCCATCAATTGTAATCAAAAGGAATTTGAATGATGTACTGTATTTGATATCTTTGATATCTCGGCTTGTTTTCCGCCGAACCAATGGTGcccaattttcttttcttttcttttgttttcttttttttttttttttttttttttttttttttttggacaAGACCCTTATCCCGATAAAGGATAGCCGAAAAGTAAAGTTTACATATCGTGCGTTGATACTGCGTAATCACGAAAGATGCTACCCTGGACGTTTGCAATTAAACAGATTGTTATGGTATTATCATTGAAAACAGATAGATTTAGGCCTGCGTAGGTTCTCTAGTAGCTATGTATGTTTGATATGTTATTATTAAGaccatttttctttctcttcttctattgGGGAAACCCTCTTCGTGTCCTGCACCCGCTGAATCAACGCCACACACTATGTAAACACAACTCGAGGAAAATGTATAAGCTGCTAGGTACGTATGTCTCTTCTTCCTATCAAAAATCAAATGAACAAAAGCATTCCACATtgtagtacggagtagttaTATATTCTCTCCCAAAATGAAAACGAAAAACTCCCTATTCTCCTATCCATTGTAAAAAACAACACCAGATATCCTTCAGATCAAAAAGTCTCAAGCAACTCGCAACTCCTCACGGATCTCGTCTCTTCGAACTCTGCCACCAACTATACCCATCCTGTTACGCCCTGTCCTACCTCTACCTAGCCAGTTGAGCTTAAGCATCTTGCAAAGCTCAACCATCTTCCTGTTACTCGCGTCGTCTAGGTCGCCACCAACGCCACCGATGCTTGAGAGGACGCTCATGCACTGGAACATCCGGCCCACCATATCAGCTACTTGCTTCGAGTCCTCAACATTTTGCTCACGGACACTGCTGAGGGCCTGCATGCCTGATGGGGTATAGGGGCGAATCACCCCATCGCTACCGCGGCTACCAAGACTGACGTTGCTCACAGCTCGACTGCGGCTGCCGGCAGAGCCGTCCCCCAGCAAGGTAGTGCTAGTGGAATTGTACGAGCCAACTGAAGGATCGATAGACATGGCCGTGCCTGGACGagccatggagaagaaggattcgGGAGGCGATGTGGAGAGGGTAGCTTCCAAAGGAGGAGACGCGAGCGCCATATTTGCCCACGCCGAAGGAAGAAACTCgagagagaggcgagagAATATTGTTTTGAGAGTATCATAGCGCGACAGGATGACGGTGTCACGGTAGGCCGTCAAAACTAGGCGTCTTACATCGAGAGCAGTCGCTGCAGGCAGCACCTGTGCTGATTGCCCTGCTGCAGGAGAGGGAGCAGTGACAACGCCGCCCCAAAAGTCGCGTGCCTGTTCAGGCGTCATGATAGTCCCACAGCCTGAGACCTCCAGATCAAGGGGCAGCAATGCCGCTTGCATGTAAGGCAAGATGGAAGTGAAAGTAACGAGCCAATTGTCTACGAGAGTTGGCATGAAGCGCTCTTCTGGCATTCTCCGCAGAGTTTTATCCATTGTAGCGAAGCCCAATGAGAGCAGCTCTCGAAGGTCCTCTAGCATTTTGTTCGGTGACCTCTTATGGACACACCATTGAATATGCAGGCTAACAATGCGGTTAATGTCTTCAACCGGGAGGCGAATATCTTCGCCTTGGAAAATGACAAGAAGCTTCGGCTTTAAATAATTCCATGCATCGTCCATAGCCAGGCCTGTCAGCACTGACTTGACACCATCCAATGTATCGGATAAGATGCTTGATTGCTGTGACATGGATGGCAAGCTGCTACTTCCAGGCCAATCTCCGGGCACCGATTCACTGTCCATGCGGCTATCCGATCTTTCAGCATTCTTTTTATCCTTCTTGGCTTTTGCAAAAGTAGAAGATGTAGGACCCGGGCTGGCAGGGACGCTGAAATTGTAAAGACTGCTCGGTGCATTTGGATCCGTAGGTCTTGAATTGCTAGCGGCTGAGGAGAGCGGTAAATGATACTCGTCCTtgagcttctgcttctgtctTGATAGGAAGtgatgcttcttctctttctctttagcTTTTTCCTCCCCGGTAGCTTCACTTGGCCGAATGGttgctgaagatgaattGTTAAGGTTATAAAAGGATTGGCTAGCAGAGTCTGTGAGATTGGTTGAGCTGAAGTTGCCTCTCTGGAGAGCTGATAATGCTGAGCCAATCTTGCCCGGGCTTGGCAACGCCTTTTCCTTGGTGTCTTTGGCGCTAATTTTTGATGGCCGTGAGAAGagctttgcctttgccttttcagATTTGGAGAGAGGCTTCTCCGAAATAGTTGAAGCGGAAGTCGCAGCAGGCAAAGACGGGAATGGTTGTGGCTGAGGAGATACGGAAGGCTCTCTTGGAGAATTACCGCCAGACCGGGGGAACACGACATTGGCCGCAGCCGTAGCAGCGGCGGAAGACTgcatggcggcggctccaAGCCTGTCTTGAtgtgctcctcctcctgatATATTGAAGGCTGATTCCCGCGGCGCACTGGCCTCCGTCAGGCTCAATGTGGGGGGGCTTATAGGGCCTTTGCTCCCGCTCCCTCTCCTCGCGCCTTCGGTTTCTGGGGCCGTCTGCGATCGCTGGCGCGACTGGAGGATGTTCTGATGCGACATTACGGCCGCTTGCGCAGCAATCGCGCTGGCAGACAATCCTCCAGTCGCTGGACCACCAGGTTGGCCGCTGTGGTTCATTCCGATCTGGGATAGGTTGGATGTGCTGGTTGATGGCAACGATGGCTCGAACATGCCTTGAGTGGCAGCGTGTTTCCTCGAATGCGTCTTCAGAACTGGGGACGACGCTCCCTGAGGCGCGGTTCGGGGTGCGCTTGGGCGAGGATAGCTCTGTTGgacgctggcgctgctggagaacGCATGGCTGGCGAACTGTTGGTATATGGGCGTGGAAGGCGGGTTGCCGCCGCTGTGCTGTCGAGTCTTTGGAATGACAATGGCGGGCGTGCCCTCCTCGCTGCTGGGCGAGTCAACAATGCGCAGGGGAGGTGGTCGCGATGATGATCCCGGCAGGTCGATGGACGATCGCGGCACCCCGGGCAAGGGAGAGAAGCTGCCGGGAGCTCGGCCCTGGGGCCGTCCCGTATTGGATGGTGTGGGCTGCATCTTGCGGTTGCGTGAGGGGCTCGTTAcatcttggctgctgccgagaACATGAGGCGAGGTGATTCTGGCGTCGTGGCCAGGGCGGACGGGCCGCGACTCGATGTCGCAACAACGGCCAGTGGGTCTATCGCTTGGGCTTGCTTCTTATAAGAGTCGAGGCGCCAGAAGTCTAGCACTACTAAGAGAGGGGAGCTCTAGGAGAGGCCGAAGGCTGAGGTTGGTCGTTGATGGGCAGAtgctgagctgctggagttgGAGTTGTTGAGGATGAGATGGCTGCCGTGGGGTTGCATCTACACGAAGCACCTGTAGGTCGTTTTACTGTAAGGCAGTAGATCTGCATGCATAGAGCTTATCTCGGCAGGCATTATCACATCCTGTTCTGCTCCATAGGTACGCGGGCCATCGGCTGGCTAGAGTACGTATTTATTGTGGCTACGTGAACAGAAATTCTATTTCTGAGATATCATGTCAAGGCGTAACTCTGTTTTCTACTTGCCTGATACCACATTTTGTTCACTTCTCTTCTGTTCTGCTCATAGCTGCAATATGTACCTCATTTACTCCCCAAATTCGGTGGATTCTCAAGTACCGAGGCCACGCGCCAAGCTGAGGCTCAAATTCCGCACTAAAGCACAGCCTGCGGGAGGTAGACTAGCAGTatgtagtagcagtactGAGGTACATATGGTATGTGGGGCCTACCACAGCTTGGacaagctataaaaaaaaccaaaatcTCGTCCGTCCAGcctttttgcttctcctcAAGCATCGCCCTCTTCAACGCTGCGTTTCCATGCTACAAACAGAGAATGACGGCCTCCGGGCCCTCTCAATCTCGCCTCATCTCGCATGTGGGAAATTCGGAGAAAGCTTCAAAGCAAGAGAGATACGTCTCTCTTGTGCTCGTTTTCCATGTCTGGCGCCCTTGTGGCTCTCGACGTGTGTCTATCGAGTCTGCCTGTGATGGCCTGGCGTCACCCCGACGTCTGCAACAGACATCAGAAATCTCAGGCCCGGGAGGACCCGCGTGTATACTTCGGGAAGACGCGGCTGTCTCTTTCTCGGTGTCCTATGGGAAGTCGTTGCGAAGCTTGTTGCGCAAACTTGAGTGCGATATGCAGCGTTTGTTTTGCTTCGGCAGGATAAATCACACAATTCCGATCATTCTGTTGAGGGCGATGCTtcacctctttttctccccagGTAAGATGCTGATATGTATGCCTATTTCGCTATTGCGCAAGAATACTACTAATTATTCAAATCTCTTGTTGAGATTCCTAGACGTCCAAATCGAGTAGTGGTAGGCTACTCTGCTGCGTTACTCCGACTCATCGATTCTCTGGCTTTTCATGGCTACTGCTCCCTTTTCCTCGTATTGCTTCGCCATCAATTGAGCCTCAAGCCATATAAAGAAGCCGCCGCCCTTTTATGGCAGACATCAGACGAATGACTCACGCTTAGGATTTGAGCCAAAGTCTTTGTTTGGTCTTTATACCTTCTCGTAGCTTCTTGTATCCAACTCGTAGTGCAATGATGTAACCCTAAAGGCATCATTGCATGCATCTTGTAGcttttttgctgctgttgccaaCAAGGTAGATGATTTCATCTGATGAGACACTGTCAAACGACTTCATCTGAAGCCCCCGACTGCAGATGGCGCCTGCACATCAAACCCTTCCAAGGCACAGAGATGTTTACTTGGTGTAATACACATATTTTCAAACTACTAGAGTACTGGCTGGCATCTAGAGGCCCCGTCAAAGATTGGCATTGAAATCTACCAACTTCTGGACCGCCACGTGATCCGCGCTTCTCACCTAGAAAACCTGCCCCTCCATGAAGCAGCCAAAGCTCTCAAGTCAGCCTGCTACCCCACCAATCTCTGCTGCCATTCCGTAACAACGCCCCAAAGCGATCCTCTTCAATCGCAAAGCCAAGCTCTTCGCAATGTCGCAATCAGCTCCTTCAGATCCCGCCCTCACAGCTTCTTACTCCTCGCCTGCCAGCGCCCCCTTCAGCATCACCAAGTCCATCACCGCGCCGCCTACTCCCCTCGATCCGGCCGGAAAATCCAAGTACCTTGAATCGCTACGTGCTTCCGTTGCTGCAGCTCAAGATCAGATCAACAAAGAGCTCACGACGCGTATGGAGGAAGACAAAGCTCGTGAGGGAGCCGCAGCTGTGgatgaggagaaagaagaagaaaactacGGCGAGGAGgttcaagaagaggaggattaAAAATCTCGTCTCTATTCACTTAAAGATGCTTCTGCAGATACAACATGCGATAcgattttatatataaaaaaagacagcaCGCCTTAGAATGTGTACAAAAGGGTATAGCCACATCATACGAACAGATAAAAGCCAACCCAGCTCAGCGactccaaagaagaagaagaagaagaagaagaagaagaagagaaaagaaggaggaacaCCTAGCTATGAGAGAgggaagataaaaaaaaaagagcaatcCGAAAAAATAACAGGGGCGTCTAAAAACCTCTACTCCAACTGGGCCTTCTCGAACCATTTGCTTTAGCGCCCGTTGCTTTGCTCAAACAGCCATAATGGACAACTGTGTTATCCGTCAACACGGCCACTACGCTACCGCCCATTCTCATTCCGCCAGCCAATTTCTTGTGGCACACGACACAGTGCCTTTCGTCATGGATCACGACGTGGCGATTCCGGCCGCCTTGCGCTCCGGGTTTACCGTCGCCTAGCTGTAATTCTGCGGCCACGGATATGCCTTCGGCTTTTCGCAAGCCGGCCATTATACGAGATTCATTGACGAGGCTGTTTGCTGCCCGTATCCTCCCGCGGAAATAGGCTTCGAGCGAGCCTACGGGAAGATCATCGGGGATCAGCCCAAGTGTCGACGTGGCAGGCAGGCGAGAGCCGTGCTTGGAAAGCAGGTCCAGAGCTGGCTCGAGGTTTGGTTTGTGAGGCGGAGGTGGTTGAAGATAGAGGGAGAGTAGCGTGTGATATACAGACGATGCTGATTCGTCTGGGTCATCTGAAGGGGTTGTAGATGGGGCCTGCGATCTATGTGCACGATTACAATAGCTGGATAAAAGGTCAGCTGTAGTCCCATTAGATACCGATGAGGCGCCATGGCAACGTACTCTTCTGCTTTGACATAATCCTTCATCTTGAATACATAAATCTCTAGAGATTGTCGATGCTGCCCCATGTTGCTTAATACAACAGCTTGAGCTTCGTAAAAAGCGGGATCTATACGGCGTTAGCACAATAATTGATGATTCTAGCTGTCAAGTTGAAAGGACTCTTACCATCCTTAGGTATCAATGCAAATGCCTTGGTGAGACTGTAGACCTGTCGAGATTCTCGCAAGAACTTGACAAATCTTTCTTCAAGGTCATCCCAATCATGGCCCCTCTCGCTGTTGCTCAGGCTTGAAACGTAGAGCTCGACAAGTCGGTTATGGAAATCCGCCGTGGTATCATCAAGCTCCATGATGATGTGTTCCAGGTATTGTCTCTCAAGTTTTGGATCAAGGTCTCGGAGGTAAGGCAAGACTTTCTCTGCCGGTAGAGTTTCCGCATTCTCTGTATCGCCAGTGAATATCTCCATTGCATATTCTGGATTCGCCTTCAACGTCCACTCAGCATGCTCGAGGATTAGATCGATTTCTGAGGGTGGAAGACTCTTGAGATACTGTATGGTGCGATCTGGACCGTGTAGAGTTGGGGCTGCTTCGTTTGGCTTCGGAGTAGCGCCAAATTTATGCAGCAATTCCAGGGCTGACTTGTGCAGCTTTTTGCCGTGGAAGAAATCAATCAGCTCCGTGTAGCGGTCGTGCTCTAACAGCTTTTCGTTCACGACATCCGGATCACAAAAGTTCGGAATACGAAATAGTGAGCCGGCAAGAGACGGCTGTGAGAACATGTATGCGCGAAAGAGAGTTGTGTCAACTAATCGGAAAGTTTCGCACAGCTTTTGCTCACGCTCTTTGTCGGATTCATCTGGCGTAATCTTCAGAAGTCGGTCTTCCGCCTCTGCCGTCGAGCTAGGCTGATCTACTCGCGGCTTCAGTTTACCGGTGACAGGATCAATGACACGCTGGAGGCGAGCTCGAGTGCCAGCGAGATAGCTGTTCAGCTCCAAGACGGCCTTTGTAAGCTCCTTGCCTGAAAGGGGTGTGTCCTCTGATACCGGTGCTTCTTTGGCGTTGTCCGAGTCTTCTGTTTCTCCATCCTTTTTCGTCGAGATTATTGAAGTGACGTCAGTTGGTTTCTTTTGGGTTCCCTTGAAATACTTCACAAACCCTCCGACTGTGGGAGACTCGGCATGTTCGCTGGTAGTAATTTCTGGACTATTCGGTCTTGTTCCATTTGACTTTTTCACTTTACTGTCTGCATTCTCTTGGGTCTCCTGGTAATTTGCCCATCTAGAGAGCTCTCCTGCAATAAGAGGTGGGTACATTCTCAAGACTCGCTCGGGCGGGGCATGAACATCATCTTCGTTCATCAAGTCCATCGACTGTCGAAACTTCTTTTGCTTAAAGAGACCTTCTGCCTTTAGCATTTTGACCTCTCGGAGAGtctctttcttgttctttaAAAGAGCATCCTCAAGCATTTGTAACACGCTAATGGCCTCGTCAAACCTGCTAGCCTCAATGAGCTCCCCAATCTGAGCGTCATAGTCTGTAGCTCCCATTTTCCACACACAGCGGTCACTTGAGATGTGAAATCCTTTGCCGGCATGGGCTAGGCTCGAAGTAGGCGGAGGAAAATGCAGCTGAGCAGCACCAGGCAGTTGAATAGTCTGCATAAGAGACAGAGTATCAGGGTTCCGGACCTCAAGTGAGCCCTTAGAGGGAGGTTGTAGAGCCACAATGTACGGATACGAGTATCCGATGGACTCAGGCGCAGACTGCCACGggatctgcctcttctccaaggccTTGCCCTCATCGTTGACGAATAGCGTATTGATGTCCTTGGCAAGGAGCATTTCGCCATCAGCCAACTTGGCGGCTAGGGGCTTGGGCATGTAGCTTCCGAGGCCCATGTATCCCATTCCTGCACTGCTCACAGCTCCAAACCGGCTTCCTTGACCCGACACTCCCACAGCACCCGGGCTCACAATGTCCTCGACCTCTTGCGTTACGGCATCAACAATGACATAACCTCCGTTCATGCCACAGACTATCTTCGTCGCGCTCGCCCATGTTATTGATCGAATAGACTCAGATAGCACCACTTCGGAGACGTCATTGCTGAGCTCGCTCTCATGCCAGTTCCATAACAAAAGCCGCCGCTTGACCGCAACGGCTAGCCGGCTGATGATTTCTGGGACGCCAGTGTCGGGATCTCTAACAATATTGGACGTGATGGCAAAACATGACGCATTCTTGGTTCGCGACAGGGTCTCGATGAGATCGTAGGATTGTAGGTCATGAAGAGAGACGTGATAGTTGGATAGAGAGACGATGGTGTTTGCTTCCTTTATGATTGCCAGCTGTTCTATCGCCCGCGTAGAGAATCGTTCGACCTCACGTAATAAATCCGTCGGCTTGGCGGCCGAGTCTGTGGGCTGATGGTCGCCATTCTGAGGAGGAGTCGCATTTGCGGTGTGTGGAGGCGTTGAAGCGCCGTTAGCGGGAAGCTCGTTGAGGCGGTAGACCCGAAGAGCGCCGTTATTGAGCCCGACGAGAATTCGGTCACCTGAAAATTTGGTCAGAGGCCATCTGGAGAGTAAGAGAGCGCTTCAATGAACATATTCGCCCTTACCATAAGCGAGGATCGTCTCAATCTTTGACTTGTCCCGCTGTCGGAGCTCTATGATAGGGCGAGCTGTAAAGGCGGAGAGCATGGCGTCGGCCAGCTCTAGGGAACGAATCGCAATCTTTTCAAGATGAGCATCAGAAGACCGTCGATTTCATTTGACCTCGCTGATGTTCTACAGCGTTGGGATCCGAATTCTTGCGACAGAAGCTGCTGTGCCTGAGGGTGGCATTATTGCCTGAACTGGTGCCGGAGCTCTTCACGTCAGGTTGCACTATCTTATCCCAACGACGTCAGGGTACTTCCGTTTCAGCTTAGTTGCGACACAGTGTAGAACATGCATAACACACTGTCATCGCTCCAACAAGACATTGCCAATCTTGGGCGAGGGCGAACAATGGTGTAATCTACTTAGTATGCATTTATTCCTAATTctgaaaattaaaaaaagagattaGGAAAAGAAATTGTAGACAATTTATTTTCTCGCGATGCTTGACAAATTCGTACCGCATATGCTTCATATATAATCCAGTCTCTAAATGCTCCATTCGCCCATCAAAAATACTCTCAGCTCTCCTGACACTGCAACTTAGTCCAAACCTGCCACTTCCATAATGCCATACCCAAGGGTCACTACAACAACCAAGGTAAGTAAACTGCTTGGAACACCTCGGCTGATAAAGTGTTTCACGCTCAAGTAGCGTTGACCGGTAGCGTCTTCCTTCATAATGGCAGCTGAAGGACAAAGTTAGCACCTATTCGCTTCCGTAGGAAAGTATTACAAGACTTACTCATGTTGGGGAAACCGCTTGTAGGTAGACCCATCGCAGCGCTGCACATCAGAACGCCACCCATAACAAGGAGGTTGGGGTGCGGCTGGTCCATAGCCACGCCCACATCATACACCAgagggaggaagatgagggcGGCCACCGTGTGGCTGATGAAGGTAGCAATGACAAGAATCAAAGAGGAGAACACAACCAGAACGCCGTATAAGCTCATGCCCTCAACCTCGCGTGAGACAATGTCGGCAAGGGTATGGAGCAGGCCCGAAGATCGGACGGCCTTGCCGAGTGACAAGCCACCTGCAGCCAGGATGATGATTGTCCAAGGAAAGTTGTTGAAATCTTCTTTGGTCAAGATGCCAATGCCAAAGAAGAGCACAATGGGAATGATGGCCACAACACCCATGTCTCCAAATACAGACTCCAGAGTATGGCTAGTGCACCACAAAacaatggtgatgatggtaaCGATGGATACGAACCATTGCCCACCGGTGAATTTCTCCTTAAGAGGGCGGATCGGTGCGATGGATGTTCCCTTGCCAGGCTGGAACGTGACCAACAGAAGCAACCAGATCAAGACAATGGAGACTATGCCAACGggaatgacgatgaagaaccACTGCAACCAGGTAGGCTCAGGTTGCATAATTCCCATGGCTACGACGTTTTGCGGTGACGCAATTGGTGACAGCATGCCACCGATGTTCGAAGCAAGGGCGATACCAATGATGACAGCCTTGGACATATTCGAGTCTGACGGCAGAGTTCGCAACATAGGCTATGAGAACAGATTAGACATGCACGTCGAGAATTGATATCATCGCTAGTAAACGTACCTCAATGattgaaaagcaaagaaCAGGAGCAGCCACGTTGCTGATGAGCATAGACGCAAAGGCAGCGACAAACATGTTTGCAATCAATACAGTTCTCGGCTGAGTGCCAGCTTTGCTCAAGATGAGCGTCGCAAGGCGCTTATCGATTTTGCACTTGGACAGGGCAGCAGCGAGGGTAAAGCCACCAAGTAGTAGCATGATAACAGGCGACCACATGGCAGAGAAAATGGCAGAGGTGGCTTCCTTTGAAGTGAGTCGTTTTTGAGGCTTGGTAGGATCCTCCTCACGAACCACTCTAAGAACGACGGCCAGGAAGGGGATGAGGAGAGACGTAACGAACAGGGGGATAGTCTGTAGTAGTGGTTAGTGAGAAAGTTTCTGAACGTGACGTTATATGGTTTGATTATACCTCAGTAGCCCACAGAAGACTgacaaaaacaagaagcgCCAGGCAATTC contains the following coding sequences:
- a CDS encoding uncharacterized protein (TransMembrane:12 (o361-383i395-426o446-472i497-524o536-555i576-602o622-640i647-669o675-694i715-748o760-782i803-826o)~antiSMASH:Cluster_6.5), encoding MKFSHSIQFNAVPDWSSHYIAYSNLKKLIYQLEKTAHQARAGDAESRPLISAEEPEEVFSKSLGVELEKICSFYSLKEGELLEEVSQLLHDVGEGPSLETSTTLRPTQSETQSTHARPTSLHSRGSDDDDSATDDDETTGLTRRKGSSRYGRRKTASSIPDMGASSEFGRSRRYSTTIDDYGDQSFLFGSTLYSSAIMLKKRIVALYVQLCELKSYAQLNKTGFSKVLKKFDKILDKELRSSYISTYVDTAYPFKPETKKLLEENIAKMEAAYADVVTGGDEELARKDLRSHLREHVVWERNTVWRDLIGIERRGEAARIGQTLLGQDSGITPKRLQGDDEIIPAETQIKTPIGRIVLPSWLSNSSVLALFISVAAFFLLLFIPILQNPEQQNCLALLVFVSLLWATETIPLFVTSLLIPFLAVVLRVVREEDPTKPQKRLTSKEATSAIFSAMWSPVIMLLLGGFTLAAALSKCKIDKRLATLILSKAGTQPRTVLIANMFVAAFASMLISNVAAPVLCFSIIEPMLRTLPSDSNMSKAVIIGIALASNIGGMLSPIASPQNVVAMGIMQPEPTWLQWFFIVIPVGIVSIVLIWLLLLVTFQPGKGTSIAPIRPLKEKFTGGQWFVSIVTIITIVLWCTSHTLESVFGDMGVVAIIPIVLFFGIGILTKEDFNNFPWTIIILAAGGLSLGKAVRSSGLLHTLADIVSREVEGMSLYGVLVVFSSLILVIATFISHTVAALIFLPLVYDVGVAMDQPHPNLLVMGGVLMCSAAMGLPTSGFPNMTAIMKEDATGQRYLSVKHFISRGVPSSLLTLVVVVTLGYGIMEVAGLD
- a CDS encoding uncharacterized protein (BUSCO:EOG092D0H4I~antiSMASH:Cluster_6.5) codes for the protein MLSAFTARPIIELRQRDKSKIETILAYGDRILVGLNNGALRVYRLNELPANGASTPPHTANATPPQNGDHQPTDSAAKPTDLLREVERFSTRAIEQLAIIKEANTIVSLSNYHVSLHDLQSYDLIETLSRTKNASCFAITSNIVRDPDTGVPEIISRLAVAVKRRLLLWNWHESELSNDVSEVVLSESIRSITWASATKIVCGMNGGYVIVDAVTQEVEDIVSPGAVGVSGQGSRFGAVSSAGMGYMGLGSYMPKPLAAKLADGEMLLAKDINTLFVNDEGKALEKRQIPWQSAPESIGYSYPYIVALQPPSKGSLEVRNPDTLSLMQTIQLPGAAQLHFPPPTSSLAHAGKGFHISSDRCVWKMGATDYDAQIGELIEASRFDEAISVLQMLEDALLKNKKETLREVKMLKAEGLFKQKKFRQSMDLMNEDDVHAPPERVLRMYPPLIAGELSRWANYQETQENADSKVKKSNGTRPNSPEITTSEHAESPTVGGFVKYFKGTQKKPTDVTSIISTKKDGETEDSDNAKEAPVSEDTPLSGKELTKAVLELNSYLAGTRARLQRVIDPVTGKLKPRVDQPSSTAEAEDRLLKITPDESDKEREQKLCETFRLVDTTLFRAYMFSQPSLAGSLFRIPNFCDPDVVNEKLLEHDRYTELIDFFHGKKLHKSALELLHKFGATPKPNEAAPTLHGPDRTIQYLKSLPPSEIDLILEHAEWTLKANPEYAMEIFTGDTENAETLPAEKVLPYLRDLDPKLERQYLEHIIMELDDTTADFHNRLVELYVSSLSNSERGHDWDDLEERFVKFLRESRQVYSLTKAFALIPKDDPAFYEAQAVVLSNMGQHRQSLEIYVFKMKDYVKAEDYCNRAHRSQAPSTTPSDDPDESASSVYHTLLSLYLQPPPPHKPNLEPALDLLSKHGSRLPATSTLGLIPDDLPVGSLEAYFRGRIRAANSLVNESRIMAGLRKAEGISVAAELQLGDGKPGAQGGRNRHVVIHDERHCVVCHKKLAGGMRMGGSVVAVLTDNTVVHYGCLSKATGAKANGSRRPSWSRGF
- a CDS encoding uncharacterized protein (EggNog:ENOG41), with the translated sequence MSQSAPSDPALTASYSSPASAPFSITKSITAPPTPLDPAGKSKYLESLRASVAAAQDQINKELTTRMEEDKAREGAAAVDEEKEEENYGEEVQEEED
- a CDS encoding uncharacterized protein (EggNog:ENOG41), encoding MQPTPSNTGRPQGRAPGSFSPLPGVPRSSIDLPGSSSRPPPLRIVDSPSSEEGTPAIVIPKTRQHSGGNPPSTPIYQQFASHAFSSSASVQQSYPRPSAPRTAPQGASSPVLKTHSRKHAATQGMFEPSLPSTSTSNLSQIGMNHSGQPGGPATGGLSASAIAAQAAVMSHQNILQSRQRSQTAPETEGARRGSGSKGPISPPTLSLTEASAPRESAFNISGGGAHQDRLGAAAMQSSAAATAAANVVFPRSGGNSPREPSVSPQPQPFPSLPAATSASTISEKPLSKSEKAKAKLFSRPSKISAKDTKEKALPSPGKIGSALSALQRGNFSSTNLTDSASQSFYNLNNSSSATIRPSEATGEEKAKEKEKKHHFLSRQKQKLKDEYHLPLSSAASNSRPTDPNAPSSLYNFSVPASPGPTSSTFAKAKKDKKNAERSDSRMDSESVPGDWPGSSSLPSMSQQSSILSDTLDGVKSVLTGLAMDDAWNYLKPKLLVIFQGEDIRLPVEDINRIVSLHIQWCVHKRSPNKMLEDLRELLSLGFATMDKTLRRMPEERFMPTLVDNWLVTFTSILPYMQAALLPLDLEVSGCGTIMTPEQARDFWGGVVTAPSPAAGQSAQVLPAATALDVRRLVLTAYRDTVILSRYDTLKTIFSRLSLEFLPSAWANMALASPPLEATLSTSPPESFFSMARPGTAMSIDPSVGSYNSTSTTLLGDGSAGSRSRAVSNVSLGSRGSDGVIRPYTPSGMQALSSVREQNVEDSKQVADMVGRMFQCMSVLSSIGGVGGDLDDASNRKMVELCKMLKLNWLGRGRTGRNRMGIVGGRVRRDEIREELRVA